One Bacteroidota bacterium genomic window carries:
- a CDS encoding MATE family efflux transporter has protein sequence MKDLTQGSESKAIVLFAVPMLVGSLFQQTYTIFDSIIVGRLLGDEALAAVGASFPIIFTLISFVIGIATAGTIIISQYYGAKDFDKVRAAIDTIFVFTFIASIIITIVGMSFGRKVFEITKLPADVLPQATIYLRTFLAGTILLFGFNAISAVLRGIGDSKTPLYFQIFAAVLNIVLDIVFIKYFHMGIRGAALATVFAHGITFFGAALYLNKTHKLVRVKLLTLNFDPEIFRHSVRIGLPSGFQQTFVALGMLALYRIVNNFGTQVVAAYSVAGRIDGLAMVPSMILGQALSSFVGQNLGAGKTERVKRGLLATLVLSIVISLSVTLVVILFKRQLMGLFTNTESVIEVGSQYLVVVSSCYIIFSVMFALNGVMRGAGDTLIPMFITLFSLWIIRVPFASALSKNMGEIGIWLAVPLAWSVGTIFSYIYYRSGNWKKKVIVKPPIN, from the coding sequence ATGAAAGATTTAACCCAGGGTAGCGAAAGTAAGGCCATTGTGTTGTTTGCAGTCCCCATGTTGGTGGGCAGCCTGTTTCAGCAAACTTATACCATTTTCGACAGTATTATTGTGGGCCGTCTGCTGGGCGACGAGGCGCTTGCTGCCGTAGGAGCTTCTTTTCCCATTATTTTTACCCTTATCTCTTTTGTAATAGGTATTGCTACAGCCGGAACCATTATCATCTCGCAATATTATGGAGCGAAAGATTTCGATAAAGTGCGTGCTGCCATTGACACCATTTTTGTATTTACTTTCATTGCCTCGATCATAATCACCATAGTTGGCATGAGCTTCGGACGAAAAGTATTCGAAATTACAAAACTCCCGGCCGATGTATTGCCACAGGCAACCATTTACCTGCGTACCTTTTTAGCCGGCACCATTCTGTTGTTTGGTTTTAATGCCATAAGTGCCGTATTGCGAGGTATTGGCGACTCCAAAACACCCTTGTATTTTCAGATTTTTGCAGCGGTACTTAATATCGTGCTCGACATCGTTTTTATTAAATATTTTCACATGGGAATCAGGGGTGCTGCCCTTGCAACCGTATTTGCACATGGTATCACCTTTTTTGGTGCAGCCCTTTACCTGAACAAAACCCATAAGCTGGTTCGTGTAAAACTGCTTACCCTAAACTTCGATCCCGAGATATTCCGCCACAGTGTGCGAATTGGCTTGCCTTCTGGATTTCAACAAACATTTGTAGCGCTAGGCATGTTAGCACTCTACCGTATCGTGAATAACTTTGGTACCCAGGTAGTGGCAGCTTATTCGGTAGCTGGTCGCATCGATGGCCTGGCCATGGTTCCTTCCATGATACTGGGCCAGGCACTCAGCTCCTTTGTGGGCCAAAACCTGGGTGCAGGAAAGACCGAACGCGTCAAACGGGGCCTATTGGCTACACTGGTTTTATCAATTGTCATAAGTCTGTCTGTTACACTGGTGGTAATTCTTTTTAAACGGCAACTCATGGGTTTATTTACCAATACAGAGTCGGTAATCGAGGTAGGTTCGCAGTACCTTGTTGTGGTAAGTAGTTGCTATATCATCTTTTCGGTAATGTTCGCCCTTAACGGCGTGATGCGTGGTGCCGGTGATACGCTGATACCCATGTTTATCACACTTTTCTCGTTGTGGATTATCAGAGTGCCCTTTGCATCAGCATTATCAAAGAATATGGGCGAAATAGGTATTTGGCTGGCTGTACCGCTTGCATGGTCTGTTGGCACCATATTTTCTTACATTTATTACCGCAGTGGAAACTGGAAAAAAAAGGTGATTGTGAAACCACCCATTAACTGA
- a CDS encoding PAS domain S-box protein — protein sequence MLSSKLADMGLNEDMIGLVTAQLLESFGTSELEDKANSNEPQADTFSAFSCYPGLVLVFDHSFKAVYQNKLFLGKVRITGQGLLEILQFINSPSLISEAEEVWKTGKPHKTSLINPINLKVVDVYLSKYAVKQTEYLVAFLEDINLVSLRTKPATVATRKKEPEPVNQYQLIANSISDIFFILDRELRFTFVAPSIDRSLQYKYNELIGKGFDMLIPQWSGNTLKKNLDTVLALRPNIAEPQRFTIQLSGKYGKLNWYEVQITGIYNELDVLQGYNGVCRDITERLKYEEALRLAKKKAEESDRLKSAFLANMSHEIRTPLNGIIGFSTMLSNPLLAAEKKDQYAGYIISCSKQLLTLISDIIDISKIEAGQLSIFKTPVNVVKLMHELHETIRVEKDRLEKHDIRLRMVLRERELSLFTDEVRLRQVMINLLSNALKFTKTGKIEFGFQLIEKGTFIRFYVKDSGAGIPHHLQKAVFERFRQGEVDNQAKVTGTGLGLAISKGIINLMCGKMGLLSEPGKGSEFFFVLPYTAPADCQ from the coding sequence ATGCTCAGCAGCAAGCTTGCTGATATGGGCCTGAACGAAGATATGATTGGGCTGGTAACAGCACAATTACTTGAATCTTTTGGGACCAGTGAGCTGGAGGATAAGGCAAATTCCAATGAACCCCAAGCTGATACTTTTAGTGCTTTTTCCTGCTATCCAGGATTGGTATTGGTATTCGACCATTCGTTTAAGGCGGTGTACCAGAATAAGCTTTTTTTGGGCAAGGTAAGAATTACTGGACAAGGCTTGCTGGAAATTCTTCAATTTATAAACAGCCCTTCACTCATTTCGGAGGCTGAAGAGGTATGGAAAACCGGGAAGCCCCATAAAACCAGTCTTATTAATCCGATTAATCTGAAGGTAGTGGATGTATACCTTAGTAAGTATGCAGTAAAACAAACTGAATACCTGGTTGCTTTTCTCGAAGACATAAATCTTGTATCGTTGAGAACAAAACCTGCCACGGTAGCCACCCGAAAAAAGGAACCCGAACCAGTCAATCAATATCAGCTTATTGCCAACAGCATTTCCGATATCTTTTTTATACTCGATAGGGAGTTGCGGTTTACTTTTGTGGCTCCCTCCATCGACCGATCGCTTCAGTATAAATACAACGAACTGATTGGTAAGGGCTTCGACATGCTGATCCCTCAGTGGTCAGGCAACACCCTCAAGAAAAATCTCGATACAGTACTGGCACTGCGACCAAATATTGCCGAACCTCAGCGTTTTACCATTCAGCTCTCGGGGAAGTATGGCAAATTAAACTGGTACGAAGTGCAAATTACCGGCATTTACAACGAGCTGGATGTGTTGCAGGGCTATAATGGCGTTTGCCGCGACATCACCGAAAGATTGAAATACGAAGAAGCCTTGCGGTTGGCTAAGAAAAAGGCGGAAGAAAGCGACAGGCTCAAATCGGCTTTCCTTGCCAACATGAGCCACGAAATACGGACCCCGCTGAATGGCATCATTGGTTTTTCTACCATGCTTTCGAACCCCTTGCTTGCAGCAGAAAAGAAAGATCAGTATGCAGGGTACATCATTTCCTGTTCGAAGCAGCTGCTAACGCTTATCAGCGATATTATTGATATTTCGAAAATTGAAGCCGGTCAGCTAAGTATATTTAAAACTCCGGTGAATGTGGTGAAACTTATGCACGAATTGCATGAAACCATTCGTGTTGAAAAAGACCGCCTGGAGAAACATGACATTCGGCTTAGGATGGTATTGCGTGAAAGAGAACTTAGCCTTTTTACCGACGAAGTGAGGTTGCGCCAAGTGATGATTAACCTGCTATCGAATGCTTTGAAATTTACCAAAACAGGAAAAATTGAGTTTGGCTTTCAACTCATCGAGAAAGGTACTTTTATACGATTTTATGTGAAGGATAGCGGTGCAGGAATACCGCATCATCTTCAAAAAGCTGTGTTTGAGCGTTTCAGACAGGGCGAAGTCGACAACCAGGCCAAAGTAACGGGTACTGGACTGGGACTTGCCATTTCAAAAGGAATTATCAACCTGATGTGCGGAAAAATGGGATTGTTGTCTGAGCCTGGCAAAGGTTCCGAATTCTTTTTTGTACTTCCCTATACTGCTCCTGCCGATTGCCAATAG
- a CDS encoding fumarylacetoacetate hydrolase family protein, whose product MKIICIGRNYSEHAKELNNPLPKEPVFFMKPDSALLMNNKPFFVPEFSNEVHYEVELVVKIHRLGKHIEKEFASRYYNEIGLGIDFTARDIQKQCKEQGLPWEKAKAFDNSAVLGGFKKMEKFPNRDSIHFELYKNNQLVQNGKSDEMIFSIDDIIAHVSQYLTLKIGDLIYTGTPAGVGPVQIGDRLTGKLEGETMFDFEVK is encoded by the coding sequence ATGAAAATAATCTGTATCGGCCGGAATTATTCAGAACATGCCAAAGAACTCAACAACCCACTACCGAAAGAACCTGTGTTTTTTATGAAACCAGACAGTGCGCTTCTGATGAACAACAAACCGTTTTTTGTTCCGGAATTTTCGAATGAGGTGCACTACGAAGTAGAACTGGTGGTGAAGATTCACAGGCTTGGAAAACACATCGAAAAAGAGTTTGCTTCGAGGTATTACAATGAAATTGGCCTGGGTATCGACTTTACAGCCCGCGACATTCAGAAACAATGCAAAGAACAGGGTTTGCCCTGGGAAAAAGCCAAAGCCTTTGACAACTCAGCGGTACTAGGAGGTTTCAAAAAAATGGAAAAATTCCCCAACCGCGATTCTATCCATTTCGAATTGTACAAGAATAATCAGTTAGTGCAAAACGGAAAATCGGACGAGATGATCTTTAGCATCGACGACATCATTGCGCATGTATCCCAATACCTCACCCTAAAGATTGGCGACCTTATCTATACCGGCACACCTGCAGGAGTGGGCCCGGTGCAAATTGGCGACAGGCTTACTGGCAAACTCGAAGGAGAAACTATGTTCGACTTCGAAGTAAAATAG
- a CDS encoding 3'-5' exonuclease — protein MKLNLKNPIVFFDLETTGINVASDRIVELSYLKVFPDGREESKTYLVNPTIPIPKEASDIHGIKDEDVKDKPPFAEIAKSIAKVMEGSDLAGYNSNKFDIPLLAEEMIRADVDVDFKKRKFIDVQVIFLKKEPRTLSAAYRFFCEKELEGAHSAEADTRATYEILKAQLDRYPDLENDMDKLSEFSSHTNNADFAGRIIFNDKGEECFNFGKYKGMRVVDVFEKDPGYYGWMIGNDFPLYTKNILTKIKLRSAFTGNK, from the coding sequence ATGAAACTAAACCTGAAGAACCCTATTGTTTTTTTCGATCTGGAGACTACCGGCATCAACGTAGCCAGCGACCGTATTGTGGAGCTTTCGTACCTGAAAGTATTCCCTGATGGCCGGGAAGAATCGAAAACTTACCTGGTAAACCCCACCATTCCCATTCCAAAAGAAGCCAGCGATATCCACGGCATAAAAGACGAAGATGTAAAAGACAAACCTCCTTTCGCCGAAATAGCTAAAAGCATTGCCAAAGTAATGGAAGGCAGTGACCTGGCTGGCTACAATTCGAATAAATTCGACATTCCGCTGCTGGCCGAAGAGATGATTCGCGCCGATGTGGATGTGGATTTCAAAAAACGAAAATTCATCGATGTGCAGGTGATCTTTCTGAAAAAAGAGCCCCGCACCTTGAGCGCTGCCTATCGGTTCTTTTGTGAAAAAGAGCTGGAAGGTGCCCACAGTGCCGAAGCCGATACACGCGCTACCTACGAAATATTAAAAGCCCAGCTCGACCGTTACCCTGACCTCGAAAACGATATGGATAAACTGTCGGAGTTCTCGAGCCACACTAACAATGCCGATTTTGCAGGCAGAATAATCTTCAACGATAAGGGCGAAGAATGCTTTAATTTTGGAAAATACAAAGGCATGCGGGTAGTGGATGTTTTCGAAAAAGATCCGGGATATTATGGATGGATGATTGGTAACGATTTCCCTTTGTACACAAAAAATATTTTAACCAAAATAAAACTTAGAAGCGCATTCACAGGGAATAAGTAA
- the dnaN gene encoding DNA polymerase III subunit beta encodes MKFVVSSVDLLHHLQNVSRVISSKNTLPILDNVQFRLEGKKLELTASDLESTFITSMEIENASEPGSIAIPAKLLLDTLKEFPDQPLTFSINPDTLKVVMSSENGQYDLPGQNSDDFPQLPVIKGTNKASFQMGAAMLLNGINSTLFATADDELRPVMNGIFFELSSQEITFVASDAHKLVRYKRSDVQSDSDASFILPKKPASLLKNILPKEDGRVMVEFDNKNASFTLSNYKLVCRLAEGNYPSYNSVIPTDNPNKVIIDRLKLFNALKRVSVFSNQASNLVKLQLSGNQVTVSAQDIDFSISAFERIPCQYEGDELEIGFKSVFLIEILQNLGSADVVIELSDPSRAGILLPLEKESDNEDVLMLLMPMMINN; translated from the coding sequence ATGAAATTCGTTGTTTCAAGCGTTGATTTATTGCACCACCTGCAAAATGTGAGCAGGGTAATAAGCAGTAAAAACACATTACCCATTTTAGACAATGTTCAGTTCAGGCTCGAGGGAAAAAAACTCGAACTTACAGCCTCTGACCTGGAGTCGACTTTTATTACGAGTATGGAAATTGAAAATGCCTCCGAACCCGGAAGCATTGCTATTCCTGCCAAATTATTGCTCGACACCCTCAAGGAGTTCCCCGACCAGCCTCTTACCTTCAGCATCAATCCCGATACCCTGAAAGTAGTGATGAGCTCGGAAAACGGACAATATGATTTACCCGGGCAAAATAGCGACGACTTCCCCCAGCTACCTGTCATAAAAGGCACCAACAAGGCCAGTTTTCAGATGGGAGCAGCTATGTTGCTCAATGGCATCAACAGCACCCTGTTTGCCACTGCCGACGACGAACTGCGGCCAGTTATGAATGGTATCTTTTTCGAACTTTCTTCGCAAGAAATCACCTTTGTAGCTTCCGATGCCCATAAACTGGTAAGGTACAAACGCTCAGATGTGCAATCGGACAGCGATGCTTCCTTTATTCTTCCGAAAAAACCAGCCTCGCTGCTTAAAAACATTCTTCCAAAAGAAGATGGCCGTGTGATGGTGGAATTCGACAACAAAAACGCCTCATTTACATTATCAAACTACAAATTGGTTTGTCGTTTGGCCGAAGGCAATTATCCTAGTTACAACTCCGTTATTCCAACCGATAACCCTAATAAAGTAATTATCGACCGGTTAAAGCTTTTCAACGCCCTTAAAAGAGTTTCTGTATTCTCCAATCAGGCCAGTAACCTTGTTAAACTCCAACTCAGTGGCAACCAGGTAACAGTGTCGGCACAGGATATTGATTTTTCTATTTCGGCATTCGAACGCATTCCTTGTCAGTACGAAGGCGATGAACTTGAAATAGGGTTTAAATCAGTTTTTTTAATTGAAATATTACAAAACCTGGGCTCGGCCGATGTGGTCATCGAACTATCTGATCCTTCCAGGGCAGGAATACTTTTACCACTCGAAAAAGAAAGCGACAACGAAGACGTGCTTATGTTGCTGATGCCGATGATGATAAATAATTGA
- the gldG gene encoding gliding motility-associated ABC transporter substrate-binding protein GldG: protein MKKKIRTSAIIRILFALAVIFLLNIVGSGLHFRIDLTKEKRYSLSDQTKTILKNLDQMVFIRVYLEGEMNIQLTAFQKSIRDQLDEFRVYAGANLQYEFSNPLDETSPEKRNAVIEELYHIGLRPVNIHHRKKDGSLTEKLIIPGATVNYNGMEIPLNLLLNDPTRSGDENLNNSVEALEYTLISTIKTITSEEIERIAFLEGHGEWSDELLTDLMQELAKSYQVDRGTLNAQPGILDPYSCVVIAGPAGRFSESDKYVLDQYIMKGGRVLWLLDAVNVNFDSLAVGYTLGLPNQLNLEDMLFRYGVRINPMLVRDIQCSMLPVNLALAGNKPDFQLAPWVYYPVVSPAGTHPVVKNINPVWLRFASAIDTLQGRSEIKKTPLLQSSAMSGLLQTPAIITLHEVNTALKPADLANPNQILAVLLEGEFESVFKNRMLDEYFATPPAQSLQKSRPTKMIVVADADMVRNELVQTEKGYSALPLGYDRATKQTFGNKEFLVNSVQYLTDDSNLLELRGREFKLRLLNKSKMASERLKWQLINLLIPVLLVIAGGLAYNAFRNYYYTRP, encoded by the coding sequence ATGAAAAAGAAGATCAGGACGAGTGCTATTATCAGAATTCTTTTTGCATTGGCCGTTATTTTTCTGCTCAATATAGTGGGAAGTGGCTTGCATTTCAGGATAGACCTCACCAAAGAAAAGCGCTATTCCCTCTCCGATCAAACAAAAACTATTCTTAAAAACCTCGATCAGATGGTTTTTATCAGGGTTTACCTCGAGGGTGAAATGAATATTCAGCTCACAGCTTTTCAGAAAAGCATACGCGACCAGCTGGACGAATTCAGGGTTTATGCAGGTGCGAATTTGCAATACGAATTCAGTAACCCCTTGGACGAAACCAGTCCGGAAAAGCGCAACGCAGTAATAGAAGAACTCTACCACATAGGGTTGCGACCTGTAAACATCCATCATCGGAAAAAAGACGGCAGCCTTACCGAAAAACTTATTATTCCCGGGGCTACAGTGAATTACAACGGCATGGAGATTCCACTTAATCTCTTGCTCAACGACCCCACACGCTCTGGCGACGAAAACCTGAACAACTCGGTCGAAGCGCTTGAATATACCCTTATCAGCACCATAAAAACCATTACTTCCGAAGAAATTGAAAGAATTGCCTTTCTCGAGGGCCATGGCGAGTGGTCGGACGAACTACTCACCGACCTGATGCAGGAGCTGGCCAAATCTTACCAGGTTGACCGTGGTACTCTAAATGCCCAGCCAGGTATTCTCGACCCCTATTCCTGTGTAGTCATTGCCGGGCCTGCTGGAAGGTTTTCTGAATCCGACAAATACGTGCTCGACCAATATATTATGAAAGGGGGAAGGGTATTGTGGCTATTGGATGCGGTAAATGTGAACTTCGACAGCCTGGCTGTTGGATATACTCTGGGATTACCCAACCAGCTTAACCTCGAAGACATGCTTTTTCGCTATGGAGTGCGGATAAACCCCATGCTGGTGCGCGATATCCAGTGCAGCATGCTACCTGTTAACCTGGCACTTGCCGGCAATAAACCCGATTTTCAGCTTGCTCCTTGGGTCTATTACCCTGTGGTGAGTCCTGCAGGCACCCATCCGGTTGTGAAAAACATTAACCCGGTGTGGTTGCGCTTTGCCTCTGCCATCGATACCTTGCAAGGGCGCTCTGAAATAAAAAAAACACCTCTGCTGCAAAGTTCTGCCATGAGCGGTTTGCTGCAAACACCAGCCATCATCACACTTCACGAGGTAAACACAGCACTTAAGCCTGCCGATTTGGCGAATCCTAACCAGATTCTTGCCGTTTTACTCGAGGGCGAATTCGAATCGGTGTTTAAAAACCGGATGCTCGATGAGTATTTTGCAACACCACCCGCACAAAGTCTTCAAAAAAGTAGGCCAACTAAAATGATTGTAGTAGCCGATGCCGACATGGTGCGTAACGAACTGGTGCAAACAGAAAAAGGCTATTCCGCTTTACCCCTTGGATACGATAGGGCTACCAAACAAACCTTTGGCAACAAAGAATTTCTGGTTAACAGTGTGCAATACCTCACCGACGACTCGAACCTGCTGGAACTGCGTGGCAGAGAATTTAAATTGCGCCTGCTCAATAAATCGAAAATGGCCAGCGAACGCCTCAAATGGCAACTCATCAACCTACTTATACCTGTGTTGCTTGTAATTGCGGGTGGATTAGCCTACAATGCATTTCGTAACTACTATTACACACGCCCCTGA
- the gldF gene encoding gliding motility-associated ABC transporter permease subunit GldF, which translates to MLALLQKEIAGFFSSLTGYVAIVVFLLVSGLFLWVFPGNLNIPDSGIASMGPLFDIAPWIFLFLVPAITMRSIAEEKKAGTMDLLLTRPLTILQIVLMKYAAAVVLILLSLLPVLVYYLSVAALGDPRGNIDHGAFWGSFIGLLLLASCYASIGILASALTENTIVAFLLAVFLSFILYAGFGYLAMLFPLGGAGSLIQSLGIDAHYQSISRGVIDSRDMLYFFSVIAVFILIADTKLTYQYR; encoded by the coding sequence ATGTTGGCACTCTTACAAAAAGAAATAGCAGGCTTTTTCAGTTCACTTACCGGCTATGTAGCGATTGTGGTTTTTTTACTGGTTAGCGGATTGTTTCTTTGGGTTTTTCCGGGCAACCTGAACATACCCGATTCCGGAATCGCCAGCATGGGTCCACTTTTTGACATTGCACCATGGATTTTTCTTTTTTTGGTACCTGCTATTACTATGCGTAGCATTGCTGAAGAAAAAAAGGCCGGCACAATGGACCTTTTATTAACCCGCCCGCTCACTATTTTACAAATAGTTCTGATGAAATACGCTGCTGCAGTCGTGTTAATTTTGCTTTCACTGCTGCCAGTGCTGGTATATTATCTTTCGGTTGCAGCCCTTGGCGATCCTCGTGGTAACATCGACCATGGTGCCTTTTGGGGATCTTTTATTGGTCTCTTGCTGCTGGCATCCTGCTATGCCTCCATCGGTATTCTGGCCTCTGCCCTTACCGAAAATACCATTGTGGCCTTTCTTCTGGCTGTTTTTCTGTCTTTCATACTCTATGCCGGTTTTGGTTACCTGGCCATGCTATTCCCACTGGGTGGCGCAGGAAGTCTTATTCAAAGCCTGGGAATCGATGCCCATTACCAATCCATTAGCCGGGGTGTAATCGACAGCCGCGACATGTTGTATTTCTTCTCGGTGATTGCTGTTTTTATTCTGATTGCCGACACAAAACTCACTTATCAATACCGATAA
- a CDS encoding acyloxyacyl hydrolase: MEGINVSAQADSVFNGCRLELKYQYGAVYPHHSSVEYVLGNNIQGFEISLSTQSTGRHMWEQIYRYPRYGVAYSFLQLGNPEILGNLHALFGYVDVPFFQPKGKFSLNYQVDIGVGYFTETYEPYENPLNMVVSSPFNVYIGLDFTGRYKLGKNNEIKAGLELTHCSNGKTRSPNMGMNSVTLSAAWLYSISPERPVTRLYLPEGYRKNFFELLANVGYKRDDNMKPETYPVASLIGDYYYAWSPRYAAGAGADFFYDGSLAQHQEFFDGVTPRDNSINYQYGLHVGFRVRYGRLFMLLNAGHYIHADYVRNGYVYSRLGMRYALTDQLLFNLTLKAHSTIADFIEWGIGYRFNTKGK; encoded by the coding sequence ATGGAAGGAATTAATGTTTCGGCGCAGGCAGACAGTGTTTTTAATGGTTGCAGGCTGGAGCTTAAATACCAATATGGGGCTGTATACCCACATCACTCCAGTGTGGAGTATGTGCTGGGAAATAACATTCAGGGTTTCGAGATAAGCCTTTCTACCCAATCAACCGGCAGGCATATGTGGGAACAAATCTATCGTTACCCACGCTATGGAGTGGCCTACAGTTTCCTTCAACTTGGTAATCCTGAAATATTAGGTAATCTCCACGCCCTTTTTGGTTATGTCGATGTACCTTTCTTTCAACCTAAGGGCAAATTCTCTTTGAATTACCAGGTCGATATAGGTGTGGGCTATTTTACCGAAACTTACGAACCCTATGAAAATCCTTTGAACATGGTGGTAAGTTCACCTTTCAATGTATACATAGGGCTCGATTTTACAGGCCGTTATAAACTCGGAAAAAATAATGAAATCAAAGCTGGTCTTGAACTGACACATTGCTCCAATGGAAAAACCCGGTCGCCCAATATGGGCATGAACAGCGTGACCCTTTCGGCTGCCTGGCTCTATAGCATTAGTCCGGAAAGGCCTGTTACCCGCCTTTATTTGCCTGAAGGGTATCGCAAAAACTTTTTTGAACTGTTGGCTAATGTCGGCTACAAGCGCGACGACAATATGAAGCCGGAGACCTACCCGGTGGCATCGCTGATAGGCGATTATTATTATGCATGGTCGCCACGGTATGCTGCTGGTGCCGGCGCCGATTTTTTTTACGATGGCTCCCTTGCACAACACCAGGAGTTTTTCGATGGGGTTACACCTCGCGATAATTCAATAAATTACCAGTATGGACTTCATGTTGGCTTCAGGGTGCGCTATGGGCGTTTGTTTATGCTTTTGAATGCAGGGCATTACATTCATGCCGATTATGTGCGAAATGGCTATGTATATAGCAGGCTTGGTATGCGCTATGCCCTCACCGACCAGTTGTTGTTTAACTTAACCCTGAAGGCACATTCAACTATAGCGGATTTTATCGAGTGGGGTATAGGTTATCGTTTTAATACAAAAGGAAAATAA
- a CDS encoding DUF2807 domain-containing protein encodes MLAALAMAACENDNCFKPAGSHTQQTTSFSKLNMIVVKGVFDIELVQDTAFYIVASGPEQVVKGVDFELLNDTLTCYHYTGCFWRSDRTRPHLQIHFSDLQSLHIDESCYLYSSDSIRDNFKLSIGTKVAEADLLFSNTEVYFYIHKSSGGRYTFRGKTQKAFLMNFNTGLFDMSELECQSAKVLNYSIIDMKVNVSNQLSVQIYNSGNIYYKGHPVLIVDTLASTGRALPAD; translated from the coding sequence ATGTTAGCCGCATTAGCCATGGCGGCCTGCGAAAACGATAACTGCTTTAAACCGGCAGGAAGTCACACCCAACAAACAACCTCATTCAGCAAACTGAATATGATTGTGGTAAAGGGTGTTTTCGATATCGAGCTGGTGCAGGATACTGCTTTTTATATAGTAGCTTCCGGTCCCGAACAGGTTGTCAAAGGGGTAGATTTTGAACTTTTAAACGATACACTCACCTGCTATCACTACACAGGTTGCTTTTGGCGCAGCGACCGGACCAGACCACATCTGCAAATTCACTTCTCCGACCTGCAGTCACTTCACATCGATGAGTCGTGTTATCTATACTCATCTGATTCAATTCGCGATAATTTTAAACTATCGATTGGGACTAAAGTTGCAGAAGCTGACCTTCTGTTCAGTAACACCGAGGTTTATTTTTACATTCACAAGTCTTCGGGGGGCAGGTATACCTTCCGTGGAAAAACCCAAAAGGCTTTTCTAATGAATTTCAATACTGGTTTGTTTGATATGTCGGAGCTCGAGTGCCAGAGTGCCAAAGTGCTAAATTACTCCATAATCGATATGAAGGTCAATGTAAGCAATCAATTGTCTGTGCAGATTTATAATTCCGGGAACATCTACTACAAGGGGCATCCCGTATTGATTGTCGATACGCTGGCCTCTACGGGTCGGGCTCTGCCGGCTGATTAA
- a CDS encoding sterol desaturase family protein translates to MKTMVAILLILAAFLFMEFVAWFTHKYVMHGFLWVLHKDHHSPKKHTMQLNDLFAFIFAVPSFLFIYLGALHGLFVIFWLGIGIAAYGLAYFLYHDVLYHKRISLFGDPTNWYFKAIVKAHFDHHRGKKNYGFLFMVPFRYIKEGYAQRKAG, encoded by the coding sequence ATGAAAACAATGGTGGCTATTCTGCTTATACTGGCGGCATTCTTATTTATGGAATTTGTAGCCTGGTTTACGCACAAATACGTAATGCACGGTTTTTTGTGGGTGTTGCATAAAGATCATCATTCACCTAAAAAACATACCATGCAACTCAACGACCTGTTTGCCTTTATTTTTGCTGTGCCCAGCTTTTTGTTCATTTACCTGGGTGCCTTGCATGGTTTGTTTGTAATTTTCTGGCTGGGAATTGGCATTGCCGCGTACGGACTCGCCTATTTTCTTTATCACGATGTGCTCTACCATAAACGAATTTCTCTTTTTGGTGACCCCACCAACTGGTATTTCAAAGCCATCGTAAAAGCACATTTCGACCATCACCGTGGTAAGAAGAACTATGGCTTTTTATTTATGGTTCCCTTTCGGTATATAAAAGAAGGTTATGCCCAACGCAAGGCTGGCTAG